A genome region from Anopheles stephensi strain Indian chromosome 2, UCI_ANSTEP_V1.0, whole genome shotgun sequence includes the following:
- the LOC118507677 gene encoding atypical kinase COQ8B, mitochondrial: protein MSRAQDAVGILRGLKIVADAVGKSQSEYAKHLWANSSVREVLEQQLSTREQSVKQVLNNPTKELEKAGGMLRETIERTAVVAEGLRQLTVAAMPKVGPLSPEAFLNQRVQPSGTVSSTTTDGQPGDIASLDISKITLKELESILSEHSKNREIKLSLDNGKQSTVKAAEPAIATETPAAPQHTTTPQTNLPPEPARKEPIRPTKAFTRDEQQIEKMLHFVSSYDKNPAAAAAAQPVTPQPNNPTQPIDLPQLSTVAKQRKVPSSRVARLASFGGLFAGLGLGTVNELAKGALGIGGTLDVKQALFSPTNAERIVDTLCKVRGAALKLGQILSIQDSNIVSPQLVKAFERVRQAADYMPDWQVEKQLVSELGPNWRSKLASFDQKPFAAASIGQVHRGVLKDGGMEVAIKIQYPGVAKSIESDIDNLVSMLKVWDVFPAGVFIDNVVAVAKRELAWEVDYTREAEYTERFAEMIRHMPEYRVPRVVKELTSKNVLTTELVPGVPMDRCFDMSQEHRDHIAYCVMKLCLNELFTFRCMQTDPNWSNFLYDASTKQVMLIDFGATRFYQKAFMDDYLRVIIAATKNDRQQILELSRKMGFLTGYETPAMENAHIDAVLILGEVFSVPGEFEFGRQSTTKKIAALVPVMIAHRLCPPPEEIYSLHRKLSGVFLLCARLNAKIDCKPIFNEVMKSYKFD from the exons ACATCTGTGGGCCAACTCGAGCGTACGGGAGGTGCTCGAACAACAACTCTCTACCAGAGAACAATCAGTAAAGCAGGTGCTTAATAATCCAACCAAGGAGTTGGAAAAGGCCGGCGGAATGCTACGTGAAACAATCGAACGGACAGCTGTGGTTGCGGAAGGCTTGCGACAACTGACCGTAGCCGCAATGCCAAAAGTTGGACCACTCTCGCCAGAAGCGTTTTTAAATCAACGTGTCCAGCCGTCCGGAACGGTGTCCAGTACAACGACCGATGGACAGCCGGGCGATATAGCCAGCTTAGATATTTCGAAGATAACGCTAAAGGAGCTGGAATCGATTCTCTCCGAGCATAGCAAGAATCGTGAAATAAAGTTAAGCTTAGACAATGGCAAACAATCCACCGTGAAGGCGGCGGAACCAGCAATCGCTACAGAGACTCCTGCTGCACCACAGCACACAACGACACCGCAAACCAATCTACCTCCGGAGCCGGCCCGTAAGGAGCCGATCCGTCCAACGAAAGCTTTTACACGTGACGAGCAGCAGATAGAAAAGATGTTGCATTTTGTTTCCTCTTACGATAAgaatcctgctgctgctgctgctgcacagcCCGTTACACCTCAGCCGAACAACCCTACGCAACCGATCGACCTGCCTCAACTCAGCACAGTCGCCAAGCAGCGCAAAGTGCCCTCATCTCGCGTGGCCCGTCTCGCCTCATTCGGTGGGCTCTTTGCTGGGCTTGGACTTGGCACGGTGAATGAGCTCGCGAAAGGTGCGCTCGGCATTGGAGGAACGTTGGATGTGAAGCAAGCCCTCTTTAGCCCTACCAACGCCGAACGTATCGTTGACACACTGTGCAAAGTTCGTGGTGCAGCCCTGAAGCTGGGACAGATTCTCAGCATCCAGGATTCGAACATCGTTTCACCGCAGCTGGTGAAAGCGTTCGAGCGCGTCCGACAGGCGGCCGATTACATGCCCGACTGGCAGGTGGAAAAGCAACTGGTCAGCGAGCTGGGCCCCAACTGGCGCTCGAAGCTGGCCAGCTTTGATCAAAAACCCTTTGCAGCCGCTTCGATCGGGCAGGTGCATCGGGGCGTGCTGAAGGACGGTGGAATGGAAGTCGCCATCAAGATTCAGTATCCGGGCGTGGCCAAAAGTATCGAAAGTGATATCGACAATCTGGTTTCGATGCTGAAGGTGTGGGACGTGTTTCCGGCCGGTGTGTTCATCGACAATGTGGTAGCGGTGGCCAAACGCGAGCTAGCCTGGGAGGTGGATTACACGCGCGAGGCCGAGTACACGGAACGGTTCGCCGAAATGATACGCCACATGCCCGAATATCGGGTGCCGCGCGTGGTGAAGGAGCTCACCTCGAAGAATGTGCTGACGACGGAACTTGTGCCGGGTGTACCGATGGACCGGTGCTTTGACATGAG CCAAGAACATCGGGACCACATAGCCTACTGCGTGATGAAGCTCTGTCTGAACGAGCTGTTCACGTTCCGCTGCATGCAAACGGATCCCAACTGGTCCAACTTCCTGTACGACGCGTCCACCAAGCAGGTGATGCTGATCGACTTTGGTGCAACGCGCTTCTACCAGAAAGCATTCATGGACGATTACTTAAGG GTTATCATTGCGGCCACCAAAAACGACCGGCAACAAATACTGGAGCTATCGCGCAAGATGGGCTTCCTCACTGGCTACGAAACGCCCGCGATGGAAAATGCACACATCGACGCAGTGCTCATCCTCGGCGAAGTGTTCAGCGTACCTGGCGAGTTCGAGTTCGGGCGGCAGAGCACAACGAAGAAGATTGCTGCGCTCGTACCGGTCATGATCGCTCATCGATTGTGTCCACCGCCGGAAGAGATCTATTCACTGCACCGCAAGCTGTCGGGAGTGTTTCTGCTGTGCGCACGGCTAAACGCGAAGATCGACTGTAAGCCCATATTCAACGAGGTGATGAAGAGCTACAAGTTTGACTAG
- the LOC118507680 gene encoding general odorant-binding protein 19d-like, with product MKFCIALVAVCLSVMVSVKADQGEEMEQAKEMLRGLAAECKTKEGATDDDVEGFVNDKMPESRTQKCLAGCMQEQFGISNGKAFQEDGFIEIAKMLMKGDESKIELAKEIAADCKEVAHDDRCELAVEIMKCLKESAEKHGIDLKH from the exons ATGAAGTTCTGCATTGCTCTAGTGGCCGTCTGTCTCTCGGTGATGGTCAGCGTGAAG GCTGACCAGGGCGAGGAGATGGAGCAGGCGAAGGAAATGCTGCGAGGATTGGCGGCCGAGTGTAAAACTAAGGAAGGCGCTACGGATGACGATGTGGAAGGGTTCGTGAATGATAAGATGCCCGAATCGCGCACCCAAAAATGTTTGGCCGGTTGTATGCAGGAACAGTTCGGTATCTCGAACGGGAAAGCGTTCCAGGAGGATGGGTTCATCGAGATCGCAAAGATGCTGATGAAGGGTGACGAGAGCAAGATCGAGCTGGCGAAGGAGATCGCCGCGGACTGTAAGGAGGTGGCGCACGACGACCGGTGCGAGCTGGCGGTGGAGATTATGAAGTGTTTGAAGGAGTCGGCCGAAAAGCATGGCATTGACCTTAAACACTAA
- the LOC118507679 gene encoding uncharacterized protein LOC118507679 isoform X2, with product MIVNLSTNEPDVLLRAIENGCQTFVLAQSTAITFLDQFHYVHDRATARYSHKRIIIVHDEGRESVRAVLEHGAIRDVMDLLLVRPQPAHNRVELLTNECNEWILLDSYDLSSELTPSTTTDLFPNRRTDLRGRYVRLAIFNYEPYTLWSSVAEPDAANAFYRHNRSLAIDGTESRLFVEFCAKLNCSLEISLDEAGEWGQIYDNRTGDGIIGALVERRADVGVGALYSWHHESLFLALSKPISRTGVTCIVPKPLPLSSWMIGILPFSTVLWMAVLATVAVSTVVEVIVSFVTQKFKANETHRVDVCESMMGVISIFILQAVLLRINRNPYTSQMILIGSLLFVGLMIGNAYSGGLASVMTVPRYEKSIDTVQDLADRNLRWGSTHDAWIFSIQLATQPTIVKLLDNFVTYPKDVLHRHAKQRNLAYSIERLPYGHYAVGDYITDDVSGSYEIMLEDIYWENCVAMATKTWPLMNELDELTLVIFQSGIQRYWELEVRW from the exons ATGATAGTAAATTTGTCCACCAACGAACCCGACGTGCTACTGCGAGCGATTGAAAATGGATGTCAG ACCTTCGTGCTGGCCCAGTCGACGGCCATCACTTTTTTGGATCAGTTTCACTACGTGCATGATCGTGCCACGGCACGCTACTCCCACAAACGGATCATCATCGTACACGATGAGGGCCGGGAGAGCGTGCGTGCCGTCTTGGAACACGGTGCCATTCGTGACGTGATGGATTTGTTGCTGGTACGCCCCCAGCCTGCTCACAACCGTGTGGAACTGCTGACGAATGAATGCAACGAATGGATACTTTTGGATAGTTACGATTTGTCCAGCGAACTAACGCCCAGTACCACCACCGATCTATTCCCTAACAGGCGTACCGATCTGCGGGGACGCTACGTACGGCTTGCAATCTTCAATTACGAACCCTACACGCTGTGGAGCAGTGTGGCCGAGCCGGACGCTGCGAACGCATTCTATCGGCACAATCGGTCGCTAGCCATCGACGGCACCGAGTCACGGCTGTTCGTTGAGTTCTGTGCCAAACTGAACTGCAGTCTAGAGATCTCGCTCGATGAAGCAGGTGAGTGGGGCCAGATTTATGATAACCGAACCGGGGATGGAATTATTGGGGCGTTAGTCGAGCGGCGAGCGGATGTCGGAGTCGGGGCACTCTACTCCTGGCACCACGAGTCCCTGTTTCTGGCGCTCTCGAAACCCATCTCACGCACCGGTGTGACGTGCATCGTTCCGAAACCCTTGCCGCTGTCCTCGTGGATGATCGGTATTCTACCATTTTCGACCGTTCTGTGgatggcagtactcgccaccGTGGCAGTGTCCACCGTTGTCGAGGTGATAGTCAGCTTCGTAACGCAGAAGTTTAAAGCCAACGAG ACACATCGGGTCGATGTTTGTGAGTCCATGATGGGAGTCATCTCGATCTTCATCCTGCAGGCCGTGCTATTGCGCATCAACCGAAACCCCTACACCTCGCAGATGATCCTGATCGGGTCGCTGCTGTTCGTGGGCTTGATGATCGGCAACGCGTACAGTGGCGGACTGGCCAGTGTAATGACGGTACCGAGGTACGAAAAATCGATCGACACCGTACAGGATCTCGCCGACCGCAATCTACGCTGGGGCTCCACACACGACGCGTGGATTTTCTCCATCCAACTTGCAACGCAG CCGACGATTGTGAAATTGCTGGACAATTTTGTCACCTACCCGAAAGATGTGCTTCACCGGCACGCAAAGCAACGGAACCTGGCGTACAGTATCGAACGCTTGCCGTACGGTCACTACGCTGTCGGTGACTACATTACGGACGATGTGTCCGGCAGCTACGAAATCATGCTCGAGGACATTTACTGGGAGAACTGTGTAGCTATGGCCACCAAAACCTGGCCGCTCATGAACGAGCTGGACGAGCTGACGCTGGTCATTTTCCAGAGCGGCATTCAGCGCTACTGGGAGCTGGAGGTAAG GTGGTGA
- the LOC118507679 gene encoding uncharacterized protein LOC118507679 isoform X1, with protein MIVNLSTNEPDVLLRAIENGCQTFVLAQSTAITFLDQFHYVHDRATARYSHKRIIIVHDEGRESVRAVLEHGAIRDVMDLLLVRPQPAHNRVELLTNECNEWILLDSYDLSSELTPSTTTDLFPNRRTDLRGRYVRLAIFNYEPYTLWSSVAEPDAANAFYRHNRSLAIDGTESRLFVEFCAKLNCSLEISLDEAGEWGQIYDNRTGDGIIGALVERRADVGVGALYSWHHESLFLALSKPISRTGVTCIVPKPLPLSSWMIGILPFSTVLWMAVLATVAVSTVVEVIVSFVTQKFKANETHRVDVCESMMGVISIFILQAVLLRINRNPYTSQMILIGSLLFVGLMIGNAYSGGLASVMTVPRYEKSIDTVQDLADRNLRWGSTHDAWIFSIQLATQPTIVKLLDNFVTYPKDVLHRHAKQRNLAYSIERLPYGHYAVGDYITDDVSGSYEIMLEDIYWENCVAMATKTWPLMNELDELTLVIFQSGIQRYWELEVVTKFADNKVQHAISNSRHFDNPGPIALQPSHLLGAFFLLAIGLGLGLVCLLLELLWHRLSTTRRLTN; from the exons ATGATAGTAAATTTGTCCACCAACGAACCCGACGTGCTACTGCGAGCGATTGAAAATGGATGTCAG ACCTTCGTGCTGGCCCAGTCGACGGCCATCACTTTTTTGGATCAGTTTCACTACGTGCATGATCGTGCCACGGCACGCTACTCCCACAAACGGATCATCATCGTACACGATGAGGGCCGGGAGAGCGTGCGTGCCGTCTTGGAACACGGTGCCATTCGTGACGTGATGGATTTGTTGCTGGTACGCCCCCAGCCTGCTCACAACCGTGTGGAACTGCTGACGAATGAATGCAACGAATGGATACTTTTGGATAGTTACGATTTGTCCAGCGAACTAACGCCCAGTACCACCACCGATCTATTCCCTAACAGGCGTACCGATCTGCGGGGACGCTACGTACGGCTTGCAATCTTCAATTACGAACCCTACACGCTGTGGAGCAGTGTGGCCGAGCCGGACGCTGCGAACGCATTCTATCGGCACAATCGGTCGCTAGCCATCGACGGCACCGAGTCACGGCTGTTCGTTGAGTTCTGTGCCAAACTGAACTGCAGTCTAGAGATCTCGCTCGATGAAGCAGGTGAGTGGGGCCAGATTTATGATAACCGAACCGGGGATGGAATTATTGGGGCGTTAGTCGAGCGGCGAGCGGATGTCGGAGTCGGGGCACTCTACTCCTGGCACCACGAGTCCCTGTTTCTGGCGCTCTCGAAACCCATCTCACGCACCGGTGTGACGTGCATCGTTCCGAAACCCTTGCCGCTGTCCTCGTGGATGATCGGTATTCTACCATTTTCGACCGTTCTGTGgatggcagtactcgccaccGTGGCAGTGTCCACCGTTGTCGAGGTGATAGTCAGCTTCGTAACGCAGAAGTTTAAAGCCAACGAG ACACATCGGGTCGATGTTTGTGAGTCCATGATGGGAGTCATCTCGATCTTCATCCTGCAGGCCGTGCTATTGCGCATCAACCGAAACCCCTACACCTCGCAGATGATCCTGATCGGGTCGCTGCTGTTCGTGGGCTTGATGATCGGCAACGCGTACAGTGGCGGACTGGCCAGTGTAATGACGGTACCGAGGTACGAAAAATCGATCGACACCGTACAGGATCTCGCCGACCGCAATCTACGCTGGGGCTCCACACACGACGCGTGGATTTTCTCCATCCAACTTGCAACGCAG CCGACGATTGTGAAATTGCTGGACAATTTTGTCACCTACCCGAAAGATGTGCTTCACCGGCACGCAAAGCAACGGAACCTGGCGTACAGTATCGAACGCTTGCCGTACGGTCACTACGCTGTCGGTGACTACATTACGGACGATGTGTCCGGCAGCTACGAAATCATGCTCGAGGACATTTACTGGGAGAACTGTGTAGCTATGGCCACCAAAACCTGGCCGCTCATGAACGAGCTGGACGAGCTGACGCTGGTCATTTTCCAGAGCGGCATTCAGCGCTACTGGGAGCTGGAG GTGGTGACAAAGTTTGCCGATAATAAGGTCCAGCACGCCATCTCCAATTCACGCCATTTCGATAATCCGGGACCGATTGCGCTGCAACCGTCGCACCTGCTCGGCGCATTCTTTCTCCTTGCCATCGGGCTTGGGTTGGGGTTGGTGTGTTTGCTGCTAGAGCTACTGTGGCACAGATTATCTACCACGCGCCGATTGACGAATTAG
- the LOC118507678 gene encoding forkhead box C1-A isoform X1: protein MTQLEEDDLLNNLLKIPGTIIIYNNDMSSYDYILNAHNVALPLTPATSTAGSATSEQSVDDLNSSTSIDADMTASPGHNYTSGISSIALDTPGNSELDQSFSSVETSGPGISESSDDPNAPGLCCTGEPETDELEYEEMDTGPAEARDEDDEDDSEPELTNLSWLTELKNITNLTPSDAPLTDLPTARFNKFIAQVRRSRETYDKRKEQYTSLASSLEKPPFNYAQIIAMAMLEEGRMTLKQICKWIQEKFSYYKVHKNWNNSIRHNLSLSFFFTKVQRAKDEKGKGGYWELSMDVSKSERRRVRVRQRNKSTNNGGSQQANRRSTSARFESKATTYSTVEPAGSITNNNNNEQTVNNNLPKQPAAASCEVTPVAIEPTSLLSPTIDSQGAHREEQLIALDSNNNNCPAPQAATVTAPLQVQNVLIDIIDNYSKSALDNVLQPLPEQTEHSTLQPAVVQLPVSEAQLMQASAMVESCTINFDSIINGEHDGASIFNNLNVDEIFSDNEIPQPANDDIIVPFFSNVQQVQAGPNVVVETIPYYLPDMGHFDESDFGNLININEQEISDEFLNEHGFL, encoded by the exons ATGACGCAACTCGAGGAGGACGACCTTTTGAACAATTTGCTAAAAATCCccggcaccatcatcatctacAACAACGATATGAGCT cCTACGATTACATACTAAACGCTCACAATGTGGCGCTCCCGTTGACACCGGCAACGTCCACTGCCGGTTCCGCCACGTCGGAACAGTCGGTGGACGACCTTAACAGCAGTACATCGATCGATGCGGACATGACAGCATCGCCGGGCCATAACTACACCAGCGGCATTTCCTCCATCGCACTCGATACCCCCGGTAACTCCGAGCTGGATCAGAGCTTCAGCAGTGTGGAAACATCCGGCCCCGGGATATCGGAATCTTCCGACGATCCCAACGCACCGGGTCTCTGCTGCACCGGTGAGCCGGAAACCGATGAGCTCGAGTATGAAGAGATGGACACCGGGCCGGCAGAAGCTCGGGATGAGGACGACGAGGATGATTCCGAACCGGAGCTAACGAATTTGTCCTGGTTGACGGAGCTGAAGAACATCACCAACCTGACACCCTCGGACGCTCCGCTCACGGATTTGCCAACGGCACGGTTCAATAAATTTATCGCGCAAGTACGAAG GAGTCGAGAGACGTACGACAAGCGCAAAGAGCAGTACACGTCACTGGCGAGCTCGCTGGAAAAACCACCCTTCAACTATGCACAAATCATCGCAATGGCCATGCTGGAGGAGGGCCGCATGACGCTCAAGCAGATATGCAAATGGATtcaggaaaagttttcctacTACAAAGTGCACAAAAACTGGAAT AACTCCATCAGGCACAATTTGTCGTtgagttttttcttcaccaaaGTACAACGGGCCAAAGACGAGAAGGGCAAGGGCGGCTACTGGGAACTATCCATGGATGTGTCAAAAAGCGAACGGCGCCGGGTACGTGTACGGCAGCGGAACAAATCAACCAACAATGGCGGCTCACAACAAGCCAACCGCCGATCAACATCGGCTCGCTTTGAGTCAAAGGCAACCACATACAGCACTGTCGAGCCTGCTGGCAGcatcaccaacaacaacaacaacgagcaAACGGTTAACAACAATCTTCCTAAGCAGCCGGCGGCAGCATCCTGTGAGGTAACGCCAGTAGCGATCGAACCAACGTCCCTACTGTCACCAACGATCGATTCACAAGGAGCGCATCGGGAAGAGCAGTTAATTGCGCTGGACAGCAATAACAACAATTGTCCTGCGCCGCAAGCCGCAACCGTAACTGCTCCTCTGCAGGTACAGAACGTGCTGATCGATATTATTGACAACTACAGCAAATCCGCGCTGGATAACGTTCTGCAGCCGCTACCGGAACAAACGGAGCACTCTACCTTGCAGCCGGCGGTGGTGCAGCTACCGGTAAGCGAGGCACAGCTAATGCAGGCCAGCGCAATGGTGGAAAGCTGCACGATCAACTTCGATTCCATCATCAACGGTGAGCATGATGGTGCcagtattttcaacaatctCAACGTGGACGAG ATCTTTTCCGATAACGAAATTCCGCAGCCCGCAAACGACGACATCATTGTGCCATTCTTCAGCAACGTCCAGCAGGTGCAGGCCGGCCCAAACGTGGTGGTGGAAACCATCCCCTACTATCTGCCCGACATGGGACACTTTGACGAGAGCGATTTCGGCAACCTGATAAACATCAACGAGCAGGAGATTAGTGACGAGTTTCTGAACGAGCATGGATTTCTGTAG
- the LOC118507678 gene encoding forkhead box protein A2-B isoform X2 gives MTQLEEDDLLNNLLKIPGTIIIYNNDMSSYDYILNAHNVALPLTPATSTAGSATSEQSVDDLNSSTSIDADMTASPGHNYTSGISSIALDTPGNSELDQSFSSVETSGPGISESSDDPNAPGLCCTGEPETDELEYEEMDTGPAEARDEDDEDDSEPELTNLSWLTELKNITNLTPSDAPLTDLPTARFNKFIAQVRRSRETYDKRKEQYTSLASSLEKPPFNYAQIIAMAMLEEGRMTLKQICKWIQEKFSYYKVHKNWNNSIRHNLSLSFFFTKVQRAKDEKGKGGYWELSMDVSKSERRRVRVRQRNKSTNNGGSQQANRRSTSARFESKATTYSTVEPAGSITNNNNNEQTVNNNLPKQPAAASCEVTPVAIEPTSLLSPTIDSQGAHREEQLIALDSNNNNCPAPQAATVTAPLQVQNVLIDIIDNYSKSALDNVLQPLPEQTEHSTLQPAVVQLPVSEAQLMQASAMVESCTINFDSIINGEHDGASIFNNLNVDEPANDDIIVPFFSNVQQVQAGPNVVVETIPYYLPDMGHFDESDFGNLININEQEISDEFLNEHGFL, from the exons ATGACGCAACTCGAGGAGGACGACCTTTTGAACAATTTGCTAAAAATCCccggcaccatcatcatctacAACAACGATATGAGCT cCTACGATTACATACTAAACGCTCACAATGTGGCGCTCCCGTTGACACCGGCAACGTCCACTGCCGGTTCCGCCACGTCGGAACAGTCGGTGGACGACCTTAACAGCAGTACATCGATCGATGCGGACATGACAGCATCGCCGGGCCATAACTACACCAGCGGCATTTCCTCCATCGCACTCGATACCCCCGGTAACTCCGAGCTGGATCAGAGCTTCAGCAGTGTGGAAACATCCGGCCCCGGGATATCGGAATCTTCCGACGATCCCAACGCACCGGGTCTCTGCTGCACCGGTGAGCCGGAAACCGATGAGCTCGAGTATGAAGAGATGGACACCGGGCCGGCAGAAGCTCGGGATGAGGACGACGAGGATGATTCCGAACCGGAGCTAACGAATTTGTCCTGGTTGACGGAGCTGAAGAACATCACCAACCTGACACCCTCGGACGCTCCGCTCACGGATTTGCCAACGGCACGGTTCAATAAATTTATCGCGCAAGTACGAAG GAGTCGAGAGACGTACGACAAGCGCAAAGAGCAGTACACGTCACTGGCGAGCTCGCTGGAAAAACCACCCTTCAACTATGCACAAATCATCGCAATGGCCATGCTGGAGGAGGGCCGCATGACGCTCAAGCAGATATGCAAATGGATtcaggaaaagttttcctacTACAAAGTGCACAAAAACTGGAAT AACTCCATCAGGCACAATTTGTCGTtgagttttttcttcaccaaaGTACAACGGGCCAAAGACGAGAAGGGCAAGGGCGGCTACTGGGAACTATCCATGGATGTGTCAAAAAGCGAACGGCGCCGGGTACGTGTACGGCAGCGGAACAAATCAACCAACAATGGCGGCTCACAACAAGCCAACCGCCGATCAACATCGGCTCGCTTTGAGTCAAAGGCAACCACATACAGCACTGTCGAGCCTGCTGGCAGcatcaccaacaacaacaacaacgagcaAACGGTTAACAACAATCTTCCTAAGCAGCCGGCGGCAGCATCCTGTGAGGTAACGCCAGTAGCGATCGAACCAACGTCCCTACTGTCACCAACGATCGATTCACAAGGAGCGCATCGGGAAGAGCAGTTAATTGCGCTGGACAGCAATAACAACAATTGTCCTGCGCCGCAAGCCGCAACCGTAACTGCTCCTCTGCAGGTACAGAACGTGCTGATCGATATTATTGACAACTACAGCAAATCCGCGCTGGATAACGTTCTGCAGCCGCTACCGGAACAAACGGAGCACTCTACCTTGCAGCCGGCGGTGGTGCAGCTACCGGTAAGCGAGGCACAGCTAATGCAGGCCAGCGCAATGGTGGAAAGCTGCACGATCAACTTCGATTCCATCATCAACGGTGAGCATGATGGTGCcagtattttcaacaatctCAACGTGGACGAG CCCGCAAACGACGACATCATTGTGCCATTCTTCAGCAACGTCCAGCAGGTGCAGGCCGGCCCAAACGTGGTGGTGGAAACCATCCCCTACTATCTGCCCGACATGGGACACTTTGACGAGAGCGATTTCGGCAACCTGATAAACATCAACGAGCAGGAGATTAGTGACGAGTTTCTGAACGAGCATGGATTTCTGTAG